The DNA window TTGCTTTTCATGAGTCCGATGACCTTACCAGCCTAAGAAAGGCTTGCCAGCCATGATTGCTCTCTGGACTTCCTCACAAGAAATTCGTTTTCGTACCGTTGATAACAAATGGAAACAGACAGATAAAATTTGCTCAGTTTTCAGTTAGCCTATGCTGTTTTAGTTAAATGGAAttcacaaaaaaatatatattttttggttAGTGTCATGAAGTTAGAGATGATTAAACAAATAGAAATGGAGTAACTCCTTTTGATCTATGTAGCTTGACGACTACTCCCAACTATGTAATCCACTAATCCTCATGGAACCATGTTTTGCCCTGTGTGCTCTGTTCAAATACAGGGGGCAAAAAAGGAAGTAGCCTTTGACAAATTTTGGTGTACACTTTTACTGTTTTGCACAAGGCCACTGCAGAAAGTTAGAAACCATTTGAAGCTACTTCATTTTGATTAGTTCTTTTAGAAGCATGACGAGTCTACTTAATCTCTATGGAAACCCCTGCTTTGCCATGTGCTCTGCATAGAACAGGGTACCAAGGAAACACATCCCATTGAAGTTTACTCTCTCCAGGGGCCAAAAGGAATTTTTCTCTCTTGATAATATGTTATCCTATTGAATGTTTTGAAGTTTGATTTGCATTTTTTGAAACTATTTTCCTTCTGGTGAATTGAATGTATTGGTGTCCTTGACTATATTTGCTAATAATATGCTGTTGGAACCTGCAACTTGTTACCTATTTAGAGAGGATAACAAACAATTTGAAACGATTTAATCCTAGTAGTACATGACGCCCAAATGAAGATCGGATAGTTCTATTTTTCATCTTCAGTTGAGCTACTTGTTTCTCAGAATAACCTCATCATATGTTATAATTTGAGTTATCACATTTTGTTCCCCTTTTTTGTTCTTTTGGTACCATTTTCTTCTAAATGCAATCAGAAACGAATAAATTTTTCATTGTGCACTCCAAAAAGATGTTGTCCAACTAATgctatgtgtgtatatatatgtatgttgcaGGGTAATGGTGGGAATATCCCCAAATTTGGTGAGTGGAAGACCACTGACGGGGGCTCCCTGTATACCATGTACTTTGAGAATGCGAGGAAGCGAAGGAACAACAGTGCATAACGGTTCCCCCTGAGGCATCTGCAGCTCGCACTGACACTGCCTCAAGTGGCCATAGAACCCCTCCACGAGCTCCTGATGTCAAGCCAGTGAGACAACAGGACGGCGCCAACAGCTCGCGAAACCAAGCCAAAGTGAGTAAACTCAAACGGTCTTTTCCCATGACCTCAGGAGGAGCCTCCTGAGGTTTGCCGGGTATGGCATGTAGGTCGAACATAGAAAGCCTTAATCCTTTTTTATCACGAACGTGCGTGagcacgtgtttcattaagaggaagaaAGAATTATATCCAACAACAATCCATGATCCTAGAAAGTTTAGGCTTGCCAAGATCATTGATCGGAAGGCATGACCTACACGATCCCTTGTGAGACGAATCTTAGGAGGATCAACATCAGAGTTTATGTTATTATAGAAAAATAATTTGCAAGCAGCTGAACACAGAGAAGTGAAATATAAGAAAGCTTAATACTCGTCTTATTTAGAAAATGAAGGAGCCTATTGTGGTAACTTATTTCAGAATTCGAATTCTTATATGTGTGCGCCCAGGGTTTTCAATTTCGGTATTTGAAAATTTTCAGCCACCCCTTGAAATTACCTAAATTCACAAAATTTCAGTGAAATTTCGTTGAAATTTTTATAGGGACTACAATAAGTATAAAGggtagacccagtgccggaggctcccacatgagtggggtctaggaaagggaaaaaccgaggcaagccttctccacgcaaaatctacggagaagctgcttcgaacccgcgacctggtgactccgtgagacagctctcaccactacaccaggcctgcccttcttatAGGGACTACAATAAGTATGCTTTTAAAAAAATTAGATCTCTAAACAAAATATTAGCAagatttatgactacacatctattgagTAGAAGAATATGTAACATAAACAATAGAAAAATGAGTCTAGAGTTATATATTTACATCATAATAtgaagttttggatttttcttctGCCACCCCTGAAATTCATGAAATTTTGAACCCTAGATGCACCACTCGCTTCACATTTTACGTGTGTGTAGGAATGAAAACAAGAGTGAATTGAACTGAACATAGATTTACCCAATATCATACAAATAACATGTTCCTCTACGATGTGAATTGGAggctacaacaacaacatagcctttcagtcccaagcaagttggggtaggctagagttgaaacccactgagaaccccaagtcacggttcaggcacttcaatagctgctttccaagtactcctattcaaacatagatatctagggtatatcctaagctttcaaatatcttttattgcctcccctcatgtcaatttcggtcttcctctatctctcctcatattattagcttagcTTAGGACTCcataatgcactggtgcctctggaggtctcctttggacatggccaaaccacctcaaccgatgttggacaagtttttcttcaattgtgctacctctaggcgatcacgtatatcatcgttccgaactgggtccattcttgtgtgaccataaatccatcgcaacatacacatttctgcaacactcagttgttgaacatgtcgaactttgtaggccaatattctgctCTATaaaacatagccggtctaatcatcgttctatagaacttgtcttttagctttgtggtaccctcttgtcacagagaatgcccagaaggcttgtcgccacttgatccatcctgctttgattctatggctacgttcgcatcaatatctccatccatctgtagcattgatctagataccaaaaggtatccttcttaggcactatttGACCTTCCagactcacatctccctcctcctgtacaactccacCAAGTTGCATCTCATGTATTCAGTTTTAGTTTTACTCAATctaaacctttagactcaagggtctgccgcataactctagtttcctatttactcccaccTGGCTTTCaaccactaacactacatcatcagcgaacaacatacaaccaagggatatcccttgaatgttcctggtaacctcatccataccaaggcaaagagatacaggcttaaggctgacccttgataagttcaattttaatcgggaagtaatctgtgttaccatcgtttgttcgaacactagtaacaacattgttgtacatgtccttgatgagggtcatgtactttgatgggactttatgtttgtccaaagaccaccacataacatttcgtggtatcttgtcataagccttctccaagtcaatgaaaaccaagtgaaggtccttcttctgctctctaaaccgctccataacctgtcttattaagaagattgcttctgtggttgaccttccaggcatgaaaccaaattggtttgttgatatctgcgtcatTCCTCgtaggcgctgctcgatgactctcacccataacttcatagtgtggctcatcaacttaattcccaaTAATTAGTtataactttggatatctcccttgttcttgtagattagtaccaatat is part of the Miscanthus floridulus cultivar M001 chromosome 9, ASM1932011v1, whole genome shotgun sequence genome and encodes:
- the LOC136480031 gene encoding uncharacterized protein, producing MCVYICMLQGNGGNIPKFGEWKTTDGGSLYTMYFENARKRRNNMPTWGQWNESNSGVGAQQYTLVFDQGRRGVLLQH